In one window of Henckelia pumila isolate YLH828 chromosome 1, ASM3356847v2, whole genome shotgun sequence DNA:
- the LOC140876331 gene encoding uncharacterized protein, which yields MREMASCLSEYAVQISDTSCSTYSNNINSCISPSLNLVPSIQNDVTCLYRTVLSTQKQVLITVSWCKNSLFQGLNINFGQDSSNPFKLNTNSRLFRKLRGNKSFEHQGLRVEILWDLSAAQYQSGPEPVEGYYIIVMVDSEVVLALGDEATEKNCAARDAKFSLVSRQEHYSGNTLYSTKAQFCETGVWHDILIRCSGENEGLKYPVLSVCIDKKMVIRVKRLQWNFRGNQTIFLDGLLVDLMWDVHGWFYNSRPGCAVFMFRTRSGMENRLWLEEKMVPKDKDKVEFSLMIYACKNM from the coding sequence ATGAGAGAAATGGCATCTTGTTTAAGCGAATACGCAGTACAAATCTCCGATACTTCATGCTCTACTTATTCAAACAATATTAATTCTTGTATCTCCCCATCTCTAAATTTGGTCCCTTCAATCCAAAACGATGTTACCTGTTTGTATAGAACAGTTCTCTCCACTCAGAAACAGGTCTTAATCACAGTTTCATGGTGCAAAAACAGTTTGTTTCAAGGCCTCAACATAAATTTTGGCCAAGACTCATCCAACCCCTTCAAGCTCAACACCAATTCAAGGTTGTTCCGAAAGTTAAGAGGCAACAAATCGTTCGAACACCAGGGTTTAAGAGTCGAAATTCTGTGGGATCTTTCGGCTGCACAGTATCAATCAGGTCCTGAACCAGTTGAGGGATACTATATTATAGTCATGGTGGATTCAGAAGTAGTTCTGGCTCTTGGAGACGAAGCTACCGAGAAAAACTGCGCCGCAAGGGATGCGAAATTCTCGTTAGTCTCACGTCAAGAACACTATTCAGGCAACACCCTTTACTCAACCAAGGCTCAGTTCTGCGAGACCGGTGTTTGGCACGATATCTTGATCCGTTGCAGTGGCGAAAACGAAGGGCTTAAGTATCCGGTTCTCTCGGTTTGCATCGATAAGAAAATGGTGATTCGAGTGAAGAGATTGCAGTGGAATTTTCGGGGGAATCAGACGATTTTCCTCGACGGATTGCTGGTGGATTTGATGTGGGATGTTCATGGCTGGTTCTATAATTCGCGGCCGGGATGTGCGGTGTTCATGTTCAGGACAAGAAGTGGGATGGAGAATAGATTGTGGCTGGAAGAGAAGATGGTGCC